A genomic stretch from Phycisphaerae bacterium includes:
- the gatC gene encoding Asp-tRNA(Asn)/Glu-tRNA(Gln) amidotransferase subunit GatC — MSAKIDPEKVRHIAHLARLKLSEEEIARFGAQLGGILEYVEKLNEVDVTGVEPTAHPLDVCNVLADDVPAASLGVEKALANAPSPAPPYFKVPKVLDQETA, encoded by the coding sequence ATGTCCGCGAAGATAGACCCCGAAAAAGTCCGGCATATCGCCCACTTGGCGAGGTTGAAATTGTCCGAGGAGGAGATTGCGCGCTTCGGGGCGCAGCTCGGCGGGATTCTCGAATACGTTGAGAAGTTGAACGAGGTCGATGTGACCGGCGTGGAGCCGACGGCGCATCCGCTGGACGTGTGCAATGTCCTGGCGGACGACGTACCCGCCGCGTCGCTTGGCGTGGAAAAGGCCCTGGCCAACGCTCCGTCGCCGGCGCCGCCGTATTTCAAAGTGCCGAAGGTGCTGGATCAGGAGACGGCATGA
- the gatA gene encoding Asp-tRNA(Asn)/Glu-tRNA(Gln) amidotransferase subunit GatA produces the protein MSGSATEQIGAALERIARVDPQLRCCLSTLDDDAKRRAAALDGQPQKSGPLFGAPIAVKDNICTAAGTTTCGSKILANYRSPYDAHAIERLHAAGAVIVAKTNLDEFAMGSSTENSGFFTTKNPWDPERVPGGSSGGSIAAVASRMVPYSLGSETGGSVRQPASFCGVCGLKPTYGRISRYGLVAFASSLDQIGPAAVDVRGVAELMRAIAGRDPRDSTSVDEPVPDYVAMLDEPVGKMRIGFAREYFGEGLHPETRQAVEAAIEVYKKLGAEVFEISLPHSPYVIACYYLVCTAEASSNLARFDGVRYGHRAANPTDYIDLYSASREEGFGAEVKRRIMLGTFALSSGYYDAYYLKALKVRTLIKRDFVEAFKKCDVILSPTTPTPAFKLGEKADDPLAMYLADIYNCAANLAGIPAISIPCGSTASGLPIGLQLMGPHFGEGRVLQIANAYQEATSHHHRQPPICAK, from the coding sequence ATGAGCGGCTCGGCTACCGAACAAATCGGCGCGGCGCTGGAGCGGATCGCGCGGGTCGATCCACAGCTTCGATGTTGCCTGAGCACGCTCGACGATGATGCGAAGCGGCGGGCGGCGGCGCTCGATGGACAGCCCCAGAAGTCGGGGCCGCTGTTTGGCGCGCCCATTGCGGTGAAGGACAATATCTGCACCGCCGCGGGAACAACGACCTGCGGGTCGAAGATCCTGGCGAATTATCGCTCGCCCTACGACGCGCATGCCATAGAGCGACTGCACGCGGCCGGGGCGGTCATTGTCGCCAAGACCAATCTCGATGAGTTCGCCATGGGCAGTTCCACCGAGAACTCCGGGTTTTTCACGACGAAAAACCCCTGGGATCCCGAGCGCGTACCGGGTGGGTCTTCCGGCGGATCGATCGCGGCCGTTGCATCGCGGATGGTCCCGTATTCGCTGGGTAGTGAGACCGGCGGGTCGGTGCGGCAGCCGGCATCGTTTTGCGGTGTGTGCGGGTTGAAGCCCACGTATGGACGCATTTCGCGCTACGGGCTCGTCGCCTTTGCCAGCAGTCTGGATCAGATCGGGCCGGCGGCGGTGGATGTTCGGGGCGTGGCGGAGCTAATGCGTGCGATCGCCGGTCGCGATCCGCGCGATTCGACGAGCGTCGACGAACCGGTGCCCGATTACGTCGCGATGCTGGATGAGCCGGTTGGAAAGATGCGGATCGGCTTTGCCCGCGAGTATTTCGGCGAGGGATTGCACCCGGAGACGCGCCAAGCGGTTGAGGCGGCGATTGAGGTTTACAAGAAGCTGGGGGCGGAGGTCTTTGAAATCTCGCTGCCGCACAGCCCGTACGTCATCGCGTGTTATTACCTCGTCTGCACGGCGGAGGCGTCGAGCAACCTGGCGCGATTCGACGGTGTCCGCTATGGCCATCGAGCCGCGAATCCCACCGACTACATTGATCTGTATAGCGCGTCGCGCGAGGAAGGCTTCGGCGCGGAGGTCAAGCGGCGGATCATGCTGGGGACATTCGCGCTGTCCAGCGGGTATTACGACGCGTATTACCTCAAGGCCCTTAAGGTACGGACGCTCATCAAGCGCGACTTCGTCGAGGCTTTCAAAAAGTGCGACGTAATCCTCTCGCCGACGACGCCGACGCCGGCGTTTAAGCTCGGCGAGAAAGCGGATGACCCGCTGGCGATGTACCTCGCGGATATCTACAACTGCGCCGCGAACCTCGCGGGTATCCCGGCGATCTCGATTCCGTGCGGATCTACTGCGTCAGGCCTGCCGATCGGGTTGCAATTGATGGGCCCGCATTTCGGCGAGGGGCGGGTACTCCAGATCGCCAACGCCTACCAGGAGGCCACGTCGCATCATCATCGCCAACCGCCGATTTGCGCGAAGTAG
- a CDS encoding NAD(P)H-dependent glycerol-3-phosphate dehydrogenase, whose product MFEQVAMIGDGQMATVCSVMLADRGVRVRLWGNDRQNVEAMKATHENRRYLPGLKIPDRVSFTTDAAAVFANAEVVVSAVPCQFMRSVWQRIAPAFPRGTPVVNVAKGIENETLMRPSEIIRECVGPVSVTALSGPSIAAELARCMPATVVAASDDLELARNVQETFSSQWFRVYTNDDLLGVEIAGAAKNIIALAAGIIDGLKAGDNAKAALLTRGLVEITRLGVAMGAQHDTFAGLAGLGDLVTTCVSPLGRNRSAGQLIGQGRKVTDVIGSTPSVIEGIPTTKSVHQLAQRHGVEMPITEAVHGVLFEGKEVIATLTELMTRRLKGEV is encoded by the coding sequence ATGTTCGAACAAGTCGCCATGATCGGCGACGGTCAGATGGCCACCGTCTGTTCCGTCATGCTCGCGGACCGCGGCGTCCGTGTCCGCCTTTGGGGCAACGACCGGCAGAACGTCGAGGCCATGAAGGCGACGCACGAGAACCGGCGCTATCTGCCGGGGCTGAAGATCCCCGATCGGGTGTCCTTCACGACGGATGCCGCGGCGGTTTTCGCGAACGCGGAGGTCGTCGTCTCGGCCGTTCCCTGTCAGTTCATGCGCAGCGTCTGGCAGCGGATCGCCCCCGCATTCCCGCGCGGCACGCCCGTCGTCAATGTCGCCAAGGGCATCGAAAACGAAACACTGATGCGGCCCAGTGAGATCATTCGCGAGTGCGTCGGGCCCGTGTCCGTGACCGCTCTGAGCGGGCCCAGCATCGCCGCGGAACTGGCCCGCTGCATGCCCGCCACCGTCGTGGCCGCGAGCGACGACCTCGAACTTGCCCGCAATGTCCAAGAGACCTTTTCTTCGCAGTGGTTCCGCGTCTACACGAATGACGACCTGCTGGGAGTCGAGATCGCCGGCGCGGCCAAGAACATTATCGCCCTGGCCGCGGGCATCATCGACGGCCTGAAGGCCGGGGACAACGCCAAAGCCGCTCTGCTTACGCGAGGTCTCGTCGAAATAACCCGCCTCGGCGTCGCCATGGGGGCCCAGCACGACACCTTCGCCGGTCTCGCCGGTCTGGGCGATCTCGTCACCACCTGCGTCTCGCCACTGGGCCGCAATCGCTCGGCCGGTCAGCTCATCGGCCAGGGCCGCAAGGTCACAGACGTGATTGGGTCGACGCCATCGGTCATCGAGGGCATCCCCACGACGAAGAGCGTCCACCAACTTGCCCAGCGGCACGGCGTGGAAATGCCCATCACCGAGGCGGTCCACGGCGTGCTCTTCGAAGGCAAGGAAGTGATCGCGACACTGACCGAGTTGATGACCCGGAGACTCAAGGGGGAGGTCTAA
- the aceA gene encoding isocitrate lyase, with protein MIRDTRDEAAAMERQWKADARWRGIIRPYSAADVMRLRGTVVVEHTLARLGAERLWKLLHSEPYIAALGAMSGNQAVQQIHAGLKAIYMSGWQVAADANLSGQTYPDMSLYPANSVPTLVRRLNAALMRADQIAHSAGKNGTYWFAPIVADAEAGFGGNLNAFELMKEMIEAGAAGVHFEDQLSSAKKCGHMGGKVLVHTGHAIEKLIAARLAADILDVPTIIVARTDADSAKLITNDSDERDHPFLTGERTVEGFFRLRGGLDCAIARGLAYAPYADLVWCETAHPDLEEARAFAEGIHAKYPGKLLAYNCSPSFNWKAQLDDATIARFQRELGAMGYKFQFITLAGFHALNLTMFELAREYKTEGMSAYARLQSREFECAEKYGYSATTHQKFVGTGYFDEIATLITGGSDETAALAHSTEAEQFGPCAGKAAP; from the coding sequence ATGATTCGCGATACACGAGATGAGGCGGCGGCGATGGAGCGGCAGTGGAAAGCTGATGCACGCTGGCGCGGGATCATTCGCCCCTACTCGGCGGCCGATGTCATGCGGTTGCGCGGGACCGTCGTCGTGGAACACACGCTCGCAAGGCTGGGCGCTGAGCGGCTGTGGAAGCTTCTGCACAGCGAGCCGTACATCGCCGCGCTCGGGGCGATGAGCGGCAACCAGGCCGTGCAGCAAATCCACGCCGGTCTCAAGGCCATCTACATGAGTGGCTGGCAGGTCGCGGCCGACGCCAACCTCTCCGGTCAGACCTATCCGGACATGAGCCTGTACCCGGCCAACAGCGTCCCGACTCTCGTGCGGCGGCTCAATGCCGCGCTCATGAGGGCGGACCAGATCGCGCATTCGGCGGGCAAGAACGGAACGTACTGGTTCGCACCGATCGTCGCCGACGCCGAGGCCGGCTTCGGCGGCAATCTCAACGCCTTCGAATTGATGAAGGAGATGATCGAGGCCGGCGCGGCGGGCGTGCACTTCGAGGACCAGCTTTCGTCGGCCAAGAAATGCGGCCATATGGGCGGCAAGGTCCTCGTGCACACGGGCCATGCGATCGAGAAGCTCATCGCTGCGCGGCTCGCGGCGGACATTCTCGACGTGCCGACGATCATCGTCGCCCGGACCGACGCCGACAGCGCCAAGCTCATCACCAACGATAGTGACGAACGGGATCATCCCTTCCTGACCGGCGAGCGGACGGTCGAGGGGTTCTTCCGCCTGCGCGGCGGGCTGGATTGTGCGATCGCCCGCGGGCTGGCGTACGCCCCTTACGCGGACTTGGTCTGGTGCGAGACGGCACATCCCGATTTGGAGGAGGCGCGGGCATTCGCCGAGGGGATTCATGCGAAGTATCCCGGCAAGCTGTTGGCGTACAACTGCTCGCCATCGTTCAACTGGAAGGCCCAGCTCGACGACGCGACGATCGCCAGGTTCCAGCGGGAGCTGGGGGCGATGGGCTACAAGTTCCAGTTCATTACCCTGGCGGGCTTCCACGCCTTGAACCTGACAATGTTCGAGTTGGCCCGCGAGTACAAGACCGAGGGGATGTCGGCGTATGCCCGCCTGCAGTCCCGCGAGTTCGAGTGCGCCGAGAAGTATGGTTACTCCGCGACGACGCACCAGAAGTTCGTCGGCACGGGCTACTTCGACGAGATTGCTACGCTGATCACCGGCGGCTCGGACGAGACAGCGGCGCTGGCGCATTCGACGGAGGCGGAGCAGTTTGGGCCGTGCGCGGGGAAGGCGGCTCCGTAA
- a CDS encoding LysR family transcriptional regulator, whose translation MPTRTATHYYKQNRLQQLRGFCYAAQAGSVSRAAQRMDLTQPSVSLQIQALEREFHATLFARRGPKITLTADGQALFKLAAPLVEAMDSLHEAFTARHDRVETGRLDIAAGEATILYVLPRFVQRFARAHPRVEVKLHNVPGRDGLAMLRSGDVDFAVGSMLDQPDDIIYQPLFTFDPVLITAPRHPLAKRRGVTLEAISQYPLILPPKALTTWRLVDEAFKKRGLNYEIGLEAGGWEVIKKYVQMGVGVSIVTSICLTGKERLARVPLNAYFQRRTYGVVTRKDRFLSPPARRFIEIMQPQRTRR comes from the coding sequence ATGCCGACCCGAACCGCCACCCACTACTACAAACAGAACCGCCTGCAACAACTGCGGGGCTTTTGCTACGCCGCCCAGGCGGGCAGCGTCTCCCGCGCCGCGCAGCGGATGGACCTCACCCAGCCCTCCGTCTCGCTTCAAATCCAGGCCCTGGAACGCGAATTTCACGCCACGCTCTTCGCCCGACGCGGACCGAAGATCACGCTCACCGCCGACGGTCAGGCCCTCTTCAAGCTCGCCGCCCCGCTCGTCGAGGCCATGGATTCCCTCCACGAGGCCTTCACTGCCCGGCACGATCGCGTCGAGACCGGCCGACTCGACATCGCCGCCGGCGAAGCCACGATCCTCTATGTCCTGCCCCGCTTTGTGCAGCGCTTTGCCCGGGCGCACCCCCGCGTCGAGGTGAAGCTGCACAACGTCCCCGGCCGCGATGGGCTGGCGATGCTCCGATCCGGCGACGTCGATTTCGCGGTTGGCTCGATGCTCGACCAGCCCGACGACATTATTTATCAGCCTTTGTTTACGTTTGATCCCGTGCTTATTACCGCGCCCCGTCATCCGCTGGCCAAGCGTCGCGGCGTGACGCTGGAAGCCATCAGCCAATACCCGTTGATCCTCCCGCCCAAGGCCCTGACCACGTGGCGGCTCGTGGACGAGGCCTTCAAAAAGCGCGGGCTCAATTATGAGATTGGCCTGGAGGCCGGCGGATGGGAGGTCATCAAGAAATACGTGCAGATGGGCGTGGGCGTCTCGATCGTTACCAGCATATGCCTGACGGGCAAAGAGCGGCTCGCGCGAGTCCCGCTCAACGCCTATTTCCAGCGCCGCACGTACGGCGTCGTCACGCGCAAAGACCGCTTCCTCTCCCCGCCCGCCCGGCGGTTCATCGAGATCATGCAGCCGCAACGGACTAGACGGTAA
- a CDS encoding immunoglobulin domain-containing protein: MIVFDDGFGPALYAAGSFYDPHVGTAYLGKWSGTEWQSLGDGPVGGFEPVVALAVFDDGTGSALYAGGDITYAGGIEMRGVFKWNGKTWSHVGDGLRSVGALAVFDDGHGPALYASARMSSNFKLTIVKWTGTSWESLVEAETMGFGAMTVFDDGTGPSLFVASSRTNVGGVSVRNIAKWDGAAWSSVGEGPLNGTNGQIRCLYSFDDGSGPALYVGGDFTEAGGFSGNRIAKWNGNAWSALGSGMDDRVNSLCSHDDGTGPALYAAGTFVAANGNTVRRIAKWNGSDWLSLQSGLNASALSLCEYNDGTGPALFVAGNFYYAGGVYTAHMARWRHSKWSRLGSGVEYGPYDFGGIIYSLKRFDDGQGPALYAGGDFLWAGGLRVNHIARWDGEAWSSLVGGLSEEHSVAYAVETFDDGSGSALYVGGDFESAGGISANSIARWDGTTWTPLSSGVTGLGNEVRSLAVYDDGTGRALYVGGSFAFAGGLAADKIARWDGNAWSAVGEGFQGDNQGNDEFQGVRALVIHDDGTGSALYAAGNFNSSGATPILDIAKWKDETWTPVGGGIPGDYAEVWALAVFDDGDGPALYAGGFFTQAGNAAVNSLARWKDGEWSDVGGGVQYSGWDFGIVTALSVFDDGNGLALYVVGLFDSAGPLATHNIAKWDGAEWSVLEGGIGGDEYSNPVYAMTEFPDSLGPALYVGGFFSRAGDKESLGIAKWSLHGPKPVITRHPVTQIVCAGEPTSLSVKVTGRQPLGYRWRKNGVLMEGEDHRHVHFGRVVRTDAARYDVTVMGPCGETQSYDAFLYVLSSNTGDGDLNDTSDGADLQRFVDSILNRGPMTRGYCAYDMNDDGAVDASDVPLFVDRLLIQ; the protein is encoded by the coding sequence ATGATCGTCTTCGACGACGGTTTCGGGCCCGCTCTTTATGCCGCGGGAAGTTTTTACGATCCTCACGTCGGTACCGCCTACCTCGGAAAGTGGAGCGGCACCGAGTGGCAGAGTCTCGGAGATGGTCCGGTCGGAGGATTTGAACCCGTCGTCGCTCTCGCCGTCTTTGATGATGGAACGGGTTCGGCGCTGTACGCAGGCGGTGATATTACGTATGCCGGCGGCATTGAAATGCGCGGGGTATTCAAATGGAATGGAAAGACGTGGTCACATGTCGGAGATGGGCTCCGGTCGGTCGGTGCCCTCGCCGTCTTCGACGATGGCCACGGCCCGGCGCTCTACGCCAGCGCACGTATGAGTTCGAATTTCAAGTTGACGATAGTGAAGTGGACCGGGACGAGCTGGGAATCTCTCGTCGAAGCCGAAACGATGGGCTTCGGTGCCATGACGGTGTTCGACGACGGGACGGGGCCCTCTCTTTTCGTGGCCAGTAGCCGCACCAATGTTGGGGGGGTCAGTGTCCGGAACATTGCGAAGTGGGACGGGGCGGCGTGGAGCAGTGTCGGTGAGGGACCGCTTAACGGCACGAACGGCCAGATTCGATGTCTTTATTCTTTCGATGATGGATCGGGGCCAGCGTTATACGTCGGCGGCGATTTTACGGAGGCGGGCGGGTTCAGCGGCAACCGAATTGCCAAATGGAACGGCAACGCATGGTCGGCACTCGGCAGCGGCATGGACGATAGGGTGAATTCCCTTTGCAGCCATGATGACGGTACCGGTCCAGCCCTTTATGCGGCCGGCACATTTGTTGCTGCAAATGGGAATACTGTCAGACGAATCGCCAAGTGGAACGGCAGCGATTGGCTGTCTCTTCAAAGCGGCCTTAACGCGTCGGCCCTGTCCTTATGTGAATACAATGACGGTACCGGCCCTGCGCTTTTTGTGGCCGGTAACTTTTATTACGCCGGTGGCGTTTACACCGCACACATGGCTCGATGGCGGCATTCAAAATGGTCGAGGCTTGGCAGCGGCGTAGAATACGGGCCATACGACTTTGGGGGAATCATCTATTCACTCAAGCGCTTTGATGATGGCCAGGGACCCGCCCTTTACGCCGGGGGCGATTTTCTATGGGCGGGAGGTCTGAGGGTCAATCACATTGCGCGTTGGGACGGTGAAGCGTGGTCGTCGCTTGTCGGCGGGCTCTCGGAAGAGCATTCCGTTGCGTACGCGGTTGAGACTTTTGACGATGGATCGGGTTCCGCGCTCTACGTTGGCGGGGATTTCGAAAGTGCAGGAGGAATCTCCGCAAACTCAATTGCCCGATGGGATGGAACAACGTGGACGCCGCTCTCGAGCGGCGTCACCGGTCTGGGGAATGAAGTGCGATCACTGGCCGTATACGACGACGGAACTGGGCGCGCACTCTACGTCGGCGGGAGTTTCGCTTTTGCCGGTGGTTTGGCGGCCGACAAAATTGCGCGCTGGGATGGTAATGCGTGGTCCGCCGTCGGCGAAGGATTCCAGGGCGACAACCAAGGCAACGACGAGTTTCAGGGTGTCCGCGCTCTGGTCATTCATGACGACGGGACCGGTTCCGCCCTTTACGCCGCCGGAAACTTCAACAGTTCGGGCGCCACACCCATTCTCGACATCGCCAAGTGGAAGGACGAAACGTGGACGCCCGTCGGCGGCGGCATTCCCGGCGATTACGCCGAGGTCTGGGCCCTTGCGGTGTTTGACGATGGCGATGGCCCCGCCCTCTACGCTGGCGGTTTCTTCACGCAGGCCGGAAACGCGGCAGTTAACAGCCTCGCCCGATGGAAGGACGGCGAGTGGTCGGACGTGGGCGGCGGTGTACAGTACTCAGGTTGGGACTTTGGTATTGTCACGGCGTTAAGCGTCTTTGACGACGGGAACGGACTCGCGCTCTACGTCGTCGGCCTCTTTGACTCCGCGGGGCCGCTGGCCACGCACAACATCGCTAAGTGGGACGGAGCCGAATGGTCCGTACTCGAAGGAGGAATTGGAGGAGACGAGTATTCGAACCCGGTCTATGCGATGACTGAATTCCCGGATTCTCTCGGCCCGGCGCTGTATGTCGGAGGCTTCTTCAGTCGAGCGGGGGACAAAGAGTCGTTGGGGATCGCCAAGTGGTCACTTCACGGACCGAAGCCCGTCATCACACGACATCCGGTCACTCAAATTGTCTGCGCCGGAGAACCTACGAGCCTTTCCGTCAAAGTGACTGGCCGTCAGCCTCTCGGGTACCGATGGCGGAAAAACGGTGTATTGATGGAGGGCGAGGACCACCGCCACGTTCATTTTGGGCGCGTGGTTCGAACCGACGCCGCGCGCTACGACGTAACCGTAATGGGTCCGTGTGGCGAGACGCAAAGCTACGACGCTTTTCTTTATGTCCTTTCTTCGAACACCGGTGACGGGGACTTGAATGACACGTCCGATGGCGCCGATCTTCAGCGGTTCGTCGATTCCATCCTCAACCGCGGTCCGATGACACGCGGCTATTGTGCGTACGATATGAACGACGACGGCGCCGTCGATGCATCCGACGTGCCGTTGTTCGTCGATAGACTCCTCATCCAGTAG
- the der gene encoding ribosome biogenesis GTPase Der, whose protein sequence is MSLPIVAIVGRPNVGKSSLLNTLAGRRISIVDPTPGVTRDRVSAVCEVDDRYFELIDTGGYGIEDADDLTAHVEQQIQLAISGASLILFVVDVQQEITPLDSEVARLLRGGKGGAQQPKAPVLLVANKADIDQHKLQAGSLIKLGFGEPICVSALHGRGRRELLETIIERLGDEAGEEPVAPVMRVAIIGKRNVGKSTFINALAGEERVIVSEVPGTTRDSIDVRFEMAGQSFVAIDTAGVGKKARLKSSVEFYGYTRALASIRRADVVLFLIDATADISDVDKKLARIVIDEFKPCVIVVNKWDLAKGRAGAEDYGEYLTKVMPHMATAPIAFTTATVGKNIRAAIETAQGLFKQARQRVTTGQLNRAIEETLAAYQPVASKHGAQPKIYYATQISTCPPTIVLFVNNPAIVREQYRRFAENRIRETLPFEEVPVRFVWRARKSREVASG, encoded by the coding sequence ATGTCCCTCCCCATCGTCGCCATCGTCGGCCGGCCCAACGTCGGCAAGAGCAGCCTCCTCAACACCCTCGCCGGCAGGCGGATCAGCATCGTCGATCCGACGCCGGGGGTGACGCGGGATCGCGTCTCCGCCGTCTGCGAGGTGGACGATCGCTACTTCGAGTTGATCGATACCGGCGGGTACGGGATCGAGGATGCGGACGACCTGACGGCGCATGTCGAACAGCAGATTCAACTGGCGATCTCGGGTGCGTCGCTCATCCTCTTCGTCGTGGATGTTCAGCAGGAGATCACACCGCTGGATTCAGAAGTGGCGCGGTTGCTGCGCGGCGGTAAAGGTGGTGCGCAACAGCCCAAGGCGCCCGTACTCCTTGTCGCCAACAAGGCGGACATCGACCAGCACAAGTTGCAGGCGGGCTCGCTGATCAAGCTCGGCTTCGGCGAGCCGATTTGTGTCTCCGCCCTTCATGGACGGGGACGGCGCGAACTCCTGGAGACGATCATCGAGCGCTTGGGCGATGAGGCGGGCGAGGAGCCGGTCGCGCCGGTCATGCGGGTGGCGATCATCGGCAAACGCAACGTCGGCAAGAGCACGTTCATCAACGCGCTAGCGGGGGAGGAGCGGGTGATCGTCAGCGAGGTGCCCGGCACGACGCGCGATTCGATCGACGTTCGCTTCGAAATGGCCGGTCAATCGTTCGTCGCCATCGACACCGCGGGCGTCGGCAAGAAGGCGCGGCTCAAGAGCAGCGTCGAGTTCTACGGCTACACGCGGGCGCTGGCTTCGATCCGCCGGGCGGATGTCGTACTCTTTCTCATCGACGCCACCGCCGACATCAGCGACGTCGACAAGAAGCTGGCGCGGATCGTCATCGACGAATTCAAACCGTGCGTCATCGTCGTGAACAAGTGGGACCTCGCCAAGGGCCGCGCGGGGGCCGAGGATTACGGCGAATACCTGACGAAAGTCATGCCCCACATGGCGACCGCCCCGATCGCCTTTACGACGGCGACGGTCGGCAAGAACATCCGCGCGGCCATCGAGACCGCCCAGGGGCTTTTCAAACAGGCCCGGCAGCGCGTCACGACGGGGCAGCTCAACCGGGCCATCGAGGAGACGCTGGCGGCCTATCAGCCGGTCGCCAGCAAGCACGGGGCGCAGCCTAAAATCTACTATGCGACGCAGATCAGCACGTGCCCGCCGACGATCGTGCTGTTTGTGAATAACCCCGCGATCGTGCGGGAGCAGTACCGGCGGTTCGCGGAGAACCGGATTCGCGAAACTTTACCCTTCGAGGAGGTGCCGGTACGATTCGTCTGGCGGGCGAGGAAGAGCCGGGAAGTGGCCAGCGGGTAA
- the aceB gene encoding malate synthase A: MAATAQASRDAGVRINGRVTPEYAAILSPEALEFVASLHRAFSDRRNQLLEQRRRRQAEINAGRMPDFLPETRTIREGDWRIASIPKEIEDRRVEITGPVERKMVINALNSGAKVFMADFEDSHSPTWDNTLQGQINLCDAVRRRISYVSPEGKNYKLNDQTAVLFVRPRGWHLPEKHVLVDGRPIIGGLFDFGLYFFHNARELLDRGTGPYFYLPKLESHLEARLWNDVFVMAQETLGIPRGTIKATVLIETILAAFETEEILYELRDHSAGLNCGRWDYIFSFIKKFSRRPDYVLPDRAQVTMTVPFMRAYSQHVIKSCHQRGAHAMGGMAAQIPIKNDPAANEAALAKVRADKEREAGDGHDGTWVAHPGLVPIAMQVFNAKMPTANQIARLREDVNVTAVDLLAVPCGEITEAGLRTNVNVGVQYLEAWLGGNGCVPLYNLMEDAATAEISRTQIWQWIHHAGGTLTDGRRVTAELFRKVMEEELAKIRAALGASRFDNGCFKRAAELFDRLSTADELADFLTLPAYEYLD, from the coding sequence ATGGCGGCCACGGCACAAGCGAGCAGAGACGCAGGCGTGCGCATCAACGGGCGCGTGACACCGGAATACGCGGCGATTCTTTCGCCCGAGGCTCTGGAGTTCGTCGCCTCGCTGCATCGCGCGTTCTCGGACCGGCGCAATCAATTGCTTGAGCAACGCCGGCGTCGCCAGGCGGAGATAAACGCCGGACGAATGCCGGATTTCCTGCCCGAAACGCGCACCATCCGGGAAGGGGATTGGCGGATCGCCTCGATTCCAAAAGAGATCGAAGACCGCCGCGTCGAAATCACGGGGCCCGTCGAGCGCAAAATGGTCATCAACGCCCTGAATAGCGGGGCGAAGGTCTTCATGGCGGATTTCGAGGATTCCCACAGCCCGACGTGGGACAACACACTTCAAGGGCAGATCAACCTGTGCGACGCGGTGCGGCGGCGCATCTCGTATGTCAGCCCGGAGGGCAAGAACTACAAGTTGAACGACCAGACCGCGGTGCTCTTCGTCCGTCCGCGCGGCTGGCACCTGCCGGAAAAACACGTCCTCGTCGACGGCCGACCGATCATCGGCGGGCTCTTCGATTTCGGGCTGTATTTTTTCCACAACGCACGGGAGTTGCTCGACCGCGGCACCGGGCCATACTTCTATTTGCCCAAGCTGGAATCCCATCTGGAGGCGCGGTTGTGGAATGACGTTTTCGTCATGGCCCAGGAAACGCTCGGCATCCCGCGGGGGACAATCAAGGCCACGGTCCTGATCGAGACGATCCTCGCCGCGTTTGAGACAGAGGAAATCCTGTACGAACTGCGCGACCATTCCGCGGGGCTCAACTGCGGTCGTTGGGACTACATCTTCAGCTTCATCAAGAAGTTCAGCCGCCGGCCGGATTACGTCCTGCCCGACCGTGCGCAAGTGACGATGACCGTGCCCTTCATGCGGGCCTATTCGCAGCACGTGATAAAGTCGTGTCACCAGCGCGGGGCGCACGCGATGGGTGGCATGGCCGCGCAGATTCCAATCAAGAACGATCCGGCGGCAAACGAGGCGGCCCTCGCCAAGGTCCGTGCCGACAAGGAGCGAGAGGCAGGCGACGGTCACGACGGCACGTGGGTCGCGCATCCGGGACTCGTGCCGATCGCGATGCAAGTGTTCAACGCGAAGATGCCGACGGCGAATCAGATCGCGCGGCTGCGCGAGGACGTAAACGTGACGGCGGTGGACCTACTCGCCGTGCCGTGCGGGGAGATCACCGAAGCCGGTCTGCGGACAAACGTAAACGTCGGCGTGCAATATCTCGAGGCGTGGCTGGGCGGGAACGGCTGCGTACCGCTCTACAACCTGATGGAGGATGCGGCGACGGCGGAGATCTCGCGGACGCAGATCTGGCAGTGGATTCACCACGCGGGCGGCACGCTGACCGACGGGCGAAGGGTGACAGCGGAGCTGTTTCGCAAGGTCATGGAAGAGGAATTGGCGAAGATCCGCGCGGCGCTGGGGGCGTCGCGTTTCGATAACGGCTGTTTCAAGCGGGCGGCGGAGTTGTTCGACCGGTTGTCCACGGCGGATGAACTGGCGGATTTCCTGACGCTGCCGGCGTACGAGTACTTGGATTAA